One Chryseobacterium sp. StRB126 genomic region harbors:
- a CDS encoding OsmC family protein: MKITLNRINDDFLFECTNGQGNSILLDNTSQPGAKGVSPMESVLMAVAGCSGIDVVSILKKQRQEIKSFQAEVEGERVQVDDAKPFKSIKVKFILEGEIDPKKALKAAELSFEKYCSVSKTLEPNVEIGYEVFVNGEKI; this comes from the coding sequence ATGAAAATAACACTTAATAGAATTAACGACGACTTTTTATTTGAATGTACAAACGGACAGGGAAATTCTATCCTTTTAGACAATACCTCACAGCCGGGAGCTAAAGGAGTTTCTCCAATGGAAAGTGTCCTGATGGCAGTGGCAGGATGCAGTGGAATAGACGTAGTTTCTATTTTAAAGAAGCAGCGCCAGGAAATTAAAAGCTTTCAGGCAGAAGTAGAAGGGGAGAGAGTTCAGGTAGATGATGCGAAACCTTTCAAATCCATTAAAGTGAAATTCATTTTGGAAGGAGAAATTGATCCTAAAAAAGCTTTAAAGGCAGCAGAATTATCATTCGAAAAATACTGTTCCGTATCAAAGACGTTGGAACCCAATGTAGAAATAGGATACGAAGTATTTGTGAACGGAGAGAAAATTTAA
- a CDS encoding AAA family ATPase, with the protein MENLDNPNIENQSSINLNKNEDQFQSRIDMIELRASLDKVKAEIGKVIVGQENMIEHLLAALLSNGHVLIEGVPGVAKTITAKLLAKTIDVGFSRIQFTPDLMPSDILGTSVFSMKNSEFEFKKGPIFSNFILIDEINRSPAKTQAALFEVMEERQITMDGTRYIMEEPFLVVATQNPIEHEGTYRLPEAQLDRFLFKINVGYPNLEQEITIIKNQHESKKEDKTEGINHVITAEQLKSYQHLVKEIIVESQLMEYIAKIIINTRENQFLYLGASPRASLALLTASKAFAALRGRDFVTPEDIKEASYAVLRHRVIVSPEREMEGLTADEIIRQILEGIEIPR; encoded by the coding sequence ATGGAAAATCTTGATAATCCAAACATAGAAAATCAATCTTCTATCAATCTAAATAAAAACGAAGATCAGTTTCAGTCGAGAATTGATATGATAGAACTTCGTGCAAGCCTGGATAAGGTAAAAGCTGAAATAGGAAAAGTAATTGTAGGACAGGAAAACATGATAGAGCACCTTTTGGCGGCATTGCTTTCAAACGGACACGTTCTCATTGAAGGAGTTCCGGGAGTTGCTAAAACTATTACGGCAAAATTATTAGCGAAAACCATTGATGTAGGTTTCAGCAGAATTCAATTTACACCGGATTTGATGCCTTCAGATATTCTGGGAACTTCGGTATTCAGTATGAAAAACTCTGAATTTGAATTTAAAAAAGGACCTATTTTCTCCAACTTTATACTCATTGATGAGATCAACAGGTCACCAGCAAAAACTCAGGCTGCATTATTTGAAGTAATGGAAGAAAGACAGATCACAATGGATGGTACCCGCTACATTATGGAGGAACCATTTCTGGTGGTAGCTACTCAAAACCCAATAGAACATGAAGGAACATACAGACTTCCGGAAGCGCAGCTAGACCGTTTCTTGTTCAAAATTAACGTGGGTTATCCGAATCTTGAGCAGGAAATCACGATCATTAAAAATCAGCACGAAAGTAAAAAAGAAGATAAAACAGAAGGGATAAACCATGTTATTACAGCAGAACAATTGAAATCTTACCAGCATTTGGTAAAAGAAATCATTGTAGAGTCCCAGTTGATGGAATATATTGCAAAAATTATTATCAACACCAGAGAAAATCAGTTTCTGTATTTGGGGGCTTCACCACGAGCTTCATTGGCACTTCTTACTGCTTCCAAAGCTTTTGCAGCATTAAGAGGAAGAGATTTTGTGACTCCTGAAGATATCAAGGAGGCAAGTTATGCAGTATTAAGACACAGAGTAATCGTTTCTCCGGAAAGAGAAATGGAAGGGCTTACTGCAGATGAAATTATCCGTCAAATCTTAGAAGGAATAGAGATTCCGAGATAG
- a CDS encoding O-succinylhomoserine sulfhydrylase produces the protein MENFETSAIRTQTERSQFDEHSTPLYLTSSFIFQDAEDMRASFAEEKPKNLYSRFSNPNVTEFTEKIAKMEGAEAGYAFATGMAAIYSTFAALLSAGDHIVSCQSVFGSTHTLFTKYFPKWNIETTYFKAEDAENVEKYIQPNTKILYLETPTNPAIEILDLEFFGQIAKKHNLIFIVDNCFATPYLQQPIKYGADVVVHSATKLIDGQGRVLGGIAVGKADLIREIYLFARNTGPALSPFNAWVLSKSLETLAIRVEKHCENALKVAEFLESHPNVELVKYPFLKSHPSYEVAKKQMKLGGNIVAFEIKGGIEGGRSFLDKIQMCSLSANLGDTRTIVTHPASTTHSKLSDEERNEVGITAGLVRCSVGLENVDDIIADLKQALD, from the coding sequence ATGGAAAATTTCGAAACATCAGCAATAAGAACCCAGACTGAAAGATCTCAGTTTGATGAGCATTCCACACCATTATATCTTACCTCCAGTTTTATTTTTCAGGATGCTGAAGATATGAGGGCAAGCTTTGCTGAAGAAAAACCTAAAAACCTGTACAGCCGTTTCTCCAACCCGAATGTAACTGAATTTACTGAAAAGATCGCTAAAATGGAAGGTGCAGAAGCAGGATATGCCTTTGCAACAGGAATGGCAGCCATCTACTCTACATTTGCTGCTTTATTAAGTGCAGGAGATCATATTGTAAGCTGTCAGTCGGTTTTCGGATCTACACACACTTTATTCACAAAATATTTCCCGAAATGGAATATTGAAACGACTTACTTCAAGGCAGAAGATGCAGAGAATGTTGAAAAGTATATTCAACCCAATACAAAGATCTTATACCTGGAAACGCCTACCAATCCGGCAATTGAAATTCTGGATCTTGAGTTTTTCGGTCAGATTGCAAAGAAACATAACTTAATATTTATTGTAGATAACTGTTTTGCAACACCTTATCTTCAACAGCCAATTAAATATGGTGCAGATGTTGTTGTACATTCAGCAACGAAATTGATTGACGGACAGGGAAGAGTATTAGGCGGAATCGCAGTAGGAAAAGCAGACCTAATCAGAGAAATCTATCTTTTTGCAAGAAATACAGGACCTGCTTTGTCTCCATTTAATGCATGGGTATTGTCAAAAAGCCTTGAAACATTGGCAATCCGTGTTGAAAAGCACTGTGAAAATGCATTGAAGGTAGCAGAGTTTTTAGAAAGTCATCCTAATGTAGAACTGGTAAAATATCCATTCCTGAAATCCCATCCAAGCTATGAAGTGGCCAAAAAACAGATGAAACTTGGTGGAAACATTGTTGCTTTTGAAATAAAAGGTGGAATAGAAGGCGGAAGAAGCTTCTTAGATAAGATCCAAATGTGTTCACTTTCTGCAAACTTAGGTGATACAAGAACGATTGTTACCCATCCGGCATCTACCACCCATTCTAAACTGTCAGACGAAGAAAGAAACGAAGTAGGAATTACGGCAGGATTAGTTCGCTGTTCAGTAGGTTTAGAAAACGTAGACGACATCATCGCAG
- a CDS encoding alpha/beta fold hydrolase — MKTELNYINLSYQTNSQKEYSISLSYELFGKDLFTAPIILINHALTGNSNVSGEKGWWKQLVGEDQVVDTNKYTVLCFNIPGNGYDHFLIENYEDFTPSEIASIFLKGLEALHITNLYAIIGGSLGGGIAWEMLAKQPKLAEIFIPIACDYRTHDWLHAQCLVQKFLLNDKDEPLQKARIHAMLCYRTPESLNNRFQNKYNQEKQRLESEDWLVYHGNALNERFSLQAYKLMNHLLMNINTEEKALERIEARMHMISVDTDLFFPASEIRMCFEKLKKKKENVSYHEIQSIHGHDAFLMEYQQLNNIIKNIL; from the coding sequence TTGAAAACAGAACTAAACTATATTAATCTTTCGTATCAAACCAATTCCCAAAAGGAATACAGTATCTCGTTGAGCTATGAGCTTTTCGGGAAAGATCTGTTTACAGCCCCTATCATTTTAATCAATCATGCCCTTACTGGAAATTCAAACGTATCTGGTGAAAAAGGCTGGTGGAAACAATTAGTGGGAGAAGATCAGGTGGTTGATACCAATAAGTACACGGTTTTGTGTTTCAATATTCCCGGAAACGGATACGATCATTTTTTAATTGAAAACTATGAAGACTTCACCCCTTCAGAGATTGCGAGTATATTTCTGAAAGGATTAGAAGCTTTACATATTACAAACCTATACGCCATTATTGGAGGCTCCCTTGGAGGAGGAATTGCATGGGAAATGTTAGCAAAACAACCCAAGCTTGCAGAAATTTTCATTCCCATTGCCTGTGATTATAGAACTCACGATTGGCTTCATGCACAATGTCTGGTTCAGAAATTTTTATTGAATGATAAAGATGAGCCATTACAAAAAGCAAGAATTCATGCTATGTTATGCTATAGAACTCCGGAATCACTTAACAACAGATTTCAAAATAAATACAATCAGGAAAAACAACGCTTAGAATCGGAAGATTGGCTGGTTTATCACGGTAATGCATTAAACGAAAGGTTTAGTTTACAAGCCTACAAGCTGATGAATCATTTGCTGATGAATATAAATACTGAAGAAAAAGCTCTGGAGCGCATAGAAGCACGAATGCACATGATCTCCGTAGATACAGATTTATTCTTCCCGGCTTCTGAAATCCGAATGTGTTTTGAAAAGCTGAAAAAGAAAAAGGAGAATGTTTCTTATCACGAGATCCAATCTATACACGGGCATGATGCCTTCCTAATGGAATATCAACAATTAAATAATATCATAAAAAACATTTTATAG
- a CDS encoding ACT domain-containing protein, with amino-acid sequence MKNANEIKFLKNRSIVKFEGEDFLGEIGIDGRIFKALTLARISVGVISQQAIENGISILVHENDAEKAVACLIDEFEGERKSGKVSQIYSINNVSVIGFVAEDSNKVFAELARNNVFPLLLNKVAGENRVNIVVTSSQDEKTKNIIESEIFKKPKTVHLAIIGHGNVGKTLIEQVLESSEEIKRRKKIDLKVVAVANSKKIAFNKKGFDTNWSDEVLTAEQPSNVEELINFSNENQLENLIVVDNTASKDFVKNYHALAENGFDLVSSNKIFNTLPIEEYRKLRYTLSKNNRRYLYETNVGAGLPLIDTIKLLHLSGENITRIKGVFSGTLSYVFNNFSLRDDKFSTIVNEALEKGYTEPDPREDLSGNDVARKLLILARELDLINEFEDINIQNLVPENLLSVSKSEFLSRLEELDEEYQKIKGNQEPGHVLRYVGDLHGNLQEEKGQLDVKLVSVPGSSALGQLKGSDSIFEIYTESYGENPIVIMGAGAGAQVTARGVFGDILRLSETK; translated from the coding sequence ATGAAAAATGCTAACGAAATAAAATTTTTAAAGAACAGATCAATTGTCAAATTTGAAGGAGAAGATTTCTTAGGAGAAATCGGAATTGACGGACGAATTTTTAAAGCGCTTACTTTAGCGCGTATCAGTGTTGGAGTAATCTCTCAGCAAGCCATAGAAAACGGAATTTCTATTTTGGTTCACGAAAATGATGCTGAAAAAGCAGTAGCTTGCCTTATTGATGAATTTGAAGGAGAAAGAAAATCAGGAAAAGTATCCCAAATATATAGTATTAATAATGTTTCTGTTATTGGTTTTGTAGCAGAAGATTCCAATAAAGTTTTTGCAGAGTTGGCGAGAAACAATGTTTTTCCATTGCTTTTAAACAAAGTTGCCGGTGAGAACAGAGTAAACATCGTAGTTACTTCTTCACAGGACGAAAAAACAAAAAATATCATAGAATCTGAGATCTTCAAAAAGCCGAAGACTGTTCATCTGGCTATCATTGGTCATGGAAATGTGGGGAAAACATTAATCGAGCAGGTTTTAGAATCTTCGGAAGAAATTAAAAGACGTAAAAAAATAGATCTTAAAGTTGTTGCTGTAGCCAATTCAAAGAAAATAGCATTCAATAAAAAAGGTTTTGATACCAACTGGTCTGATGAGGTTCTAACAGCAGAGCAGCCATCCAATGTAGAGGAGCTAATTAACTTTTCCAATGAAAACCAATTGGAGAATCTGATTGTCGTAGATAACACAGCAAGCAAGGATTTTGTGAAAAACTACCATGCCTTAGCAGAAAATGGATTCGATCTGGTTTCTTCTAATAAAATTTTCAACACTCTTCCAATTGAAGAATACCGTAAACTAAGATATACGTTGAGTAAAAACAACAGACGTTATCTGTATGAAACCAATGTAGGAGCTGGTCTTCCGCTAATTGATACCATCAAACTATTACACCTTTCAGGAGAAAATATCACAAGAATTAAAGGAGTATTCTCAGGAACATTAAGCTATGTTTTCAACAATTTCTCTTTGAGAGATGATAAATTTTCAACAATTGTGAATGAAGCTTTGGAAAAAGGATACACAGAACCAGACCCAAGAGAAGATCTTTCAGGAAATGATGTAGCAAGAAAACTATTGATTTTAGCAAGAGAATTAGATCTAATCAATGAATTTGAAGATATCAACATTCAAAATCTGGTTCCGGAAAACTTATTATCAGTTTCAAAATCAGAATTCCTTTCAAGATTAGAAGAACTGGATGAAGAATATCAGAAGATTAAGGGGAATCAGGAGCCTGGTCATGTATTGCGTTATGTAGGAGATCTTCACGGAAACTTACAGGAAGAAAAAGGTCAGCTTGATGTAAAATTGGTTTCAGTGCCGGGAAGTTCTGCGCTAGGACAACTGAAAGGTTCAGATTCCATCTTTGAGATCTACACAGAAAGTTATGGTGAAAATCCAATCGTGATTATGGGAGCCGGAGCCGGAGCGCAGGTAACTGCAAGAGGAGTATTCGGTGATATTTTAAGACTAAGTGAAACAAAATAA
- a CDS encoding MGH1-like glycoside hydrolase domain-containing protein: protein MIAEKERLQDTKWKNWGPYVSNRQWGNVREDYSPDGNAWNYTNHNNAESYTYRWGEEGIAGISDVKQLFCFALSFWNKKDKIVKERFFGLSNPQGNHGEDIKEIFYYLDNTPTHSYMKMVYKYPINEFPYDELVAVNGSRSKQEPEYEIFDTGIFDNDAYFDIFIEYCKADHNDILVRVTVCNRSQSDAPIVVAPTTWFRNNWKWGYNTYKGEMNASHDGSINIGHDSISIKKFYSRNRNAKSVFCENETNTPKLYGAPQAENTYFKDGINNYIIYRDNTINPEKRGTKASFLIDELIEAGQSQIFEFRLCPHESDEPFDNFDEIFDTRQAEAEEFYSDVQNDTSNEDERNVQRQAFAGLLWNKQFYHYNIGKWLKGDPNFEAPRNFHNYVRNTEWNHLHNKDIISMPDKWEYPWYATWDLAFHCVPLSIIDAEFAKGQLLLLTKEWYMHPNGQLPAYEWNMSDVNPPVHAWSCFRVFKIDEKNNGKPDLLFLEKVFQKLLLNFTWWVNRKDKNGKNIFGGGFLGLDNIGAFDRNMVLEDGQHLEQADGTSWMAMYALNMMRIAMELAQYYQVYEDMAIKFFEHYLYIAEAMENLGEGTKGLWNEEDGFFYDVLQLGNGNSVSLRLRSIVGLIPLFAVEIVDHRLLEKMPNFKTRMEWILKNKPELTKLVSHWDEEGQGRKHLMSILRKNRLTKVLTRMLDEKEFLSSYGIRAMSKVYEENPFVFSVHGHENVVYYTPAESDSRMFGGNSNWRGPIWFPINFLIVESLQRFHYYYGNSLKVEFPTGSGEKKNLDEVAQNISKRLCSIFLKDEHGQRAFNGGNPKFNYDEHFRDYITFFEYFHGDNGRGVGASHQTGWTATVAKLIKPRLTF, encoded by the coding sequence ATGATCGCCGAAAAAGAAAGATTACAAGATACCAAATGGAAAAACTGGGGACCTTATGTAAGCAACCGGCAATGGGGAAATGTACGGGAAGATTATAGCCCGGACGGAAATGCGTGGAACTACACCAATCATAATAATGCAGAAAGCTATACTTATCGCTGGGGTGAAGAAGGTATTGCAGGAATTTCTGATGTAAAGCAACTGTTCTGCTTTGCCCTTTCGTTCTGGAATAAAAAAGATAAAATTGTTAAGGAACGTTTCTTTGGGTTGAGTAATCCACAGGGAAACCATGGTGAAGATATCAAGGAGATTTTCTACTATCTGGATAATACGCCTACTCATAGTTATATGAAAATGGTTTACAAATATCCAATCAATGAATTCCCTTATGATGAGCTTGTTGCCGTAAATGGAAGCCGCAGCAAACAGGAACCGGAGTATGAGATCTTTGATACGGGAATTTTTGATAACGATGCCTATTTTGATATTTTTATTGAATACTGTAAAGCCGATCACAATGATATTCTCGTAAGAGTAACCGTTTGTAACCGGAGTCAGTCTGATGCACCTATTGTTGTGGCTCCTACTACATGGTTCAGAAATAACTGGAAATGGGGTTACAATACCTATAAAGGAGAAATGAATGCTTCGCATGACGGAAGTATCAATATTGGGCACGACAGTATTTCCATCAAAAAGTTTTACTCTAGAAACAGAAATGCTAAGAGTGTATTCTGTGAAAATGAAACCAATACCCCCAAGTTGTATGGGGCTCCTCAGGCAGAAAATACTTATTTCAAAGATGGAATCAATAACTATATCATTTACCGCGATAACACCATAAATCCTGAGAAAAGAGGAACTAAAGCTTCTTTCTTAATTGATGAACTCATTGAAGCTGGGCAATCCCAGATTTTTGAATTCAGGTTGTGTCCTCATGAAAGTGATGAGCCTTTTGACAATTTTGATGAGATTTTTGATACCAGACAGGCTGAAGCAGAGGAATTTTATAGTGATGTTCAAAACGACACTTCCAATGAAGATGAAAGAAATGTTCAAAGACAGGCTTTTGCAGGACTTCTTTGGAATAAACAATTCTATCATTATAATATTGGAAAATGGCTGAAAGGAGATCCGAACTTCGAAGCACCAAGAAACTTTCATAATTATGTAAGAAATACAGAATGGAACCACCTCCATAATAAAGACATTATTTCCATGCCTGATAAATGGGAATACCCGTGGTATGCAACATGGGATCTTGCTTTTCATTGTGTTCCTTTATCCATCATTGATGCTGAGTTTGCTAAAGGACAACTTTTACTCCTCACCAAGGAATGGTATATGCATCCTAACGGACAGCTGCCAGCCTATGAGTGGAATATGAGTGATGTGAATCCGCCTGTACATGCCTGGTCTTGCTTCAGAGTTTTTAAAATTGACGAAAAAAACAATGGAAAACCTGATTTATTATTCCTTGAAAAAGTCTTCCAAAAACTTCTTTTGAATTTCACCTGGTGGGTCAACCGAAAGGATAAAAACGGAAAAAATATTTTCGGTGGCGGTTTTCTTGGATTGGATAATATCGGAGCCTTTGACCGAAATATGGTTTTAGAGGATGGGCAGCATCTGGAACAGGCAGACGGAACAAGCTGGATGGCCATGTATGCGCTGAACATGATGCGAATTGCCATGGAACTTGCCCAGTATTACCAGGTATATGAAGATATGGCCATCAAATTCTTTGAACATTATCTTTATATCGCCGAAGCCATGGAGAATCTGGGTGAAGGAACAAAAGGTTTATGGAATGAAGAAGACGGATTTTTCTATGATGTTCTCCAACTCGGAAACGGAAATAGTGTTTCTTTACGATTGAGAAGTATTGTTGGATTAATTCCTTTGTTTGCGGTGGAAATCGTAGATCACAGACTTCTGGAAAAAATGCCGAATTTCAAAACCCGAATGGAATGGATCTTAAAGAATAAACCGGAACTCACCAAACTGGTTTCTCACTGGGATGAGGAAGGACAAGGCAGAAAACACTTAATGAGCATTCTCCGTAAAAACCGATTGACCAAGGTATTAACCAGAATGCTTGATGAGAAAGAATTTTTAAGTTCTTATGGAATCCGGGCTATGTCTAAGGTATATGAAGAAAATCCTTTTGTATTCTCTGTTCATGGTCATGAAAATGTTGTGTATTATACTCCTGCAGAAAGTGACAGCAGAATGTTTGGTGGAAACAGTAACTGGCGCGGGCCTATCTGGTTTCCTATTAATTTTCTGATTGTAGAAAGTTTACAACGTTTTCATTATTATTACGGAAACAGCCTGAAGGTAGAATTCCCTACCGGAAGTGGTGAAAAGAAAAACCTGGATGAAGTAGCTCAGAATATCAGCAAAAGACTTTGTTCTATCTTTTTAAAGGATGAGCATGGACAGCGTGCCTTCAATGGTGGAAATCCAAAGTTTAACTATGATGAGCATTTTAGAGATTATATCACATTCTTTGAATACTTCCATGGAGATAATGGACGAGGTGTAGGGGCTTCTCATCAAACAGGATGGACGGCTACTGTGGCGAAATTGATAAAACCAAGACTTACCTTTTAA
- a CDS encoding DUF4129 domain-containing protein produces the protein MNKILFFIVLVFSLSLVKAQDDYTADSLYTTGHYHNMLRADSVLMKNPVSENQLYPKEFKENVPSRYKGNEFDYTVSKPRESFWQKLLRKVDHIFRSIFGETVFEKSSKVTVALVRLFAIILVGFLLYFIIKYILGKDGNLIFGKKNKKLNLNVEELHENIHEINFPESIAKFEHSGDYRSAVRYQFLFILKKLNDKKLINWNPEKTNKDYVAELKAPHLKNEFFNLSYIFDYVWYGEFNIDEQSYQKFKNQYQTFKP, from the coding sequence ATGAATAAGATTCTTTTTTTCATAGTATTAGTCTTCTCTCTAAGCTTAGTTAAAGCTCAGGATGATTATACGGCAGATTCACTGTATACAACCGGGCATTATCATAATATGCTGCGGGCAGATTCTGTACTGATGAAGAATCCGGTTTCAGAAAATCAGCTGTATCCTAAAGAATTTAAGGAGAATGTTCCATCAAGATATAAAGGAAATGAATTTGATTATACCGTATCAAAACCCAGAGAATCTTTCTGGCAGAAATTGCTGAGAAAAGTTGACCATATTTTCAGGAGTATTTTCGGAGAAACGGTTTTTGAAAAATCTTCCAAAGTAACGGTAGCACTTGTGAGGCTTTTTGCGATTATTCTGGTAGGATTTCTTTTATATTTTATCATTAAATATATCCTTGGAAAAGACGGGAACCTTATTTTCGGTAAAAAGAATAAAAAGCTAAATCTGAATGTAGAGGAACTTCATGAAAATATCCATGAAATTAATTTCCCTGAAAGTATTGCAAAATTTGAACATTCAGGAGATTATCGTTCTGCAGTACGTTATCAGTTCTTATTCATTCTTAAAAAACTAAATGATAAAAAACTGATTAACTGGAATCCTGAAAAGACCAATAAAGATTATGTGGCAGAATTAAAAGCGCCTCATCTTAAGAATGAATTCTTCAATCTGTCTTATATTTTCGATTATGTATGGTATGGCGAATTCAATATAGATGAGCAAAGTTATCAGAAATTTAAAAATCAATATCAGACATTCAAACCATAA
- a CDS encoding DUF4013 domain-containing protein, with translation MIQFYKKRDFGTFISDSFNFFKLYGKNYFKNYILINGLLLILMVTVFIFGYKELFSQIFGSNLGGDTYYFERYFSENAGMLIGVGVLTFLLFMILAIINYLYPVFYLKRVANGAKNIKADEILGDFKENIGKIAKLCLGMTFIVIPLSLFVIGFSYLLILVLIGIFLIMIVYPTLFNVITFLMYDYFNSGRGFMESLSRSIRSQFSYPNGSEKSPFWKYWGASFVMFIIMSLVSSVFTYIPMIFFYSSVLTNTPDGNFEQNPFTGAFGVAFFVFYGISMLLSFFLSNLLYVNAGLMYYDSRTDLHQKVELEEIDTIGINE, from the coding sequence ATGATACAATTTTATAAAAAAAGAGATTTTGGAACTTTCATTAGTGACAGTTTCAACTTTTTTAAATTATACGGAAAGAATTATTTTAAAAACTACATTCTTATCAATGGCCTGCTGTTGATTTTAATGGTAACGGTTTTTATTTTCGGATATAAAGAACTTTTTTCTCAAATTTTCGGCTCCAATCTGGGTGGAGATACTTATTATTTTGAAAGATATTTTTCAGAGAATGCCGGAATGCTGATTGGGGTAGGGGTTCTTACATTCCTGCTTTTTATGATCCTGGCGATCATCAATTATCTTTATCCGGTATTTTATCTGAAAAGGGTTGCTAATGGCGCAAAAAATATAAAGGCAGATGAGATTTTAGGTGACTTTAAAGAAAATATAGGGAAAATTGCTAAGCTATGCCTTGGGATGACATTTATTGTAATTCCTTTATCATTATTTGTGATAGGATTCTCTTATCTTCTTATCTTAGTGCTTATCGGAATTTTTCTTATTATGATTGTGTATCCTACATTATTTAATGTGATTACATTTCTGATGTATGATTATTTTAATTCAGGCAGAGGTTTTATGGAAAGCCTGAGCCGTTCTATCCGTTCACAGTTTTCTTATCCTAACGGAAGTGAAAAATCACCTTTTTGGAAATATTGGGGAGCATCATTTGTGATGTTTATTATAATGTCACTGGTCAGTTCTGTATTTACCTATATTCCGATGATCTTTTTCTATAGTTCGGTACTCACCAATACACCCGATGGAAATTTTGAGCAAAACCCTTTCACAGGGGCTTTTGGAGTCGCATTTTTTGTATTTTATGGAATCTCAATGCTGCTTTCATTCTTCCTTTCAAATCTGTTGTATGTGAATGCCGGATTGATGTATTATGACAGCAGAACAGATCTTCATCAGAAAGTAGAATTGGAAGAAATAGACACTATTGGAATCAATGAATAA
- a CDS encoding DUF58 domain-containing protein yields MKNLYINTRFFFTLIGVGILYVLAFFFPVLMWAAHIVLLICFLAVMVDYLLIFNQKNAVQAQRILPEKLSNGDENFVKIDIKNNYNFKISTKIIDEIPFQFQKRDFLIEKSINAGTNTFFQYSLEPKERGEYHFGSLNVYVSSPLGFVAKRFSFQKDAMLPSYPSFIHLRKYELMALQSEFLLGGIKKVRKLGHTMEFEQIKEYVPGDDIRTINWKATSKANRLMVNQFQDEKSQRIFMLIDKGRTMKMPFKGLSLLDYSINATMALSHIILRKGDRAGMMTFSKKAENKIAAENKSGQLKKISESLYNIKTDFFESDFNRLYQDVKYSINQRSLILLFTNFETLDGLNRQLKYLRGIAKNHLLVVVFFKNSELQTLINKNPESMQEIYDEIVAEKFEFEKKLIIQELRKYGIYTVYTLPENLNIDVINKYLEIKARGIL; encoded by the coding sequence ATGAAAAACCTATACATCAATACCCGTTTCTTCTTTACGCTCATTGGAGTGGGGATACTGTATGTTCTGGCATTTTTCTTTCCGGTGCTGATGTGGGCAGCCCACATTGTATTGCTGATATGTTTTCTTGCCGTTATGGTAGATTATTTGTTAATCTTTAATCAGAAAAATGCTGTACAGGCGCAAAGAATATTACCGGAAAAGCTTTCGAATGGGGATGAAAATTTTGTAAAGATTGATATTAAAAATAATTACAACTTTAAGATCTCCACTAAGATCATTGATGAAATACCGTTTCAGTTTCAGAAAAGAGATTTTTTAATTGAAAAGTCTATTAATGCAGGAACAAACACTTTCTTTCAATACAGTTTAGAGCCTAAAGAAAGAGGAGAATATCATTTCGGAAGTCTCAATGTTTATGTTTCATCACCTTTAGGGTTTGTTGCCAAAAGATTCAGTTTTCAGAAAGATGCCATGTTGCCATCTTATCCGTCTTTTATTCATCTCAGAAAATATGAGTTGATGGCGTTGCAGAGTGAGTTTCTGTTAGGCGGAATCAAAAAGGTCAGAAAGCTGGGGCATACCATGGAATTTGAACAAATTAAAGAGTATGTTCCGGGAGACGATATCAGAACCATCAACTGGAAAGCAACTTCGAAGGCCAACCGTTTAATGGTGAATCAATTTCAGGATGAGAAATCACAGCGTATTTTTATGCTGATTGATAAAGGACGAACCATGAAGATGCCTTTCAAAGGATTGAGCCTTTTAGATTATTCCATCAATGCAACCATGGCGTTGTCTCATATTATTCTAAGAAAAGGAGATAGGGCAGGGATGATGACTTTCTCCAAAAAAGCTGAAAACAAAATTGCTGCAGAGAATAAATCCGGGCAGCTTAAGAAAATATCAGAATCGCTTTATAATATTAAAACTGATTTCTTTGAAAGTGATTTCAACCGATTGTACCAGGATGTTAAATATTCAATCAATCAAAGAAGTTTGATTTTGCTGTTTACTAACTTTGAAACATTAGACGGATTAAACCGTCAGTTAAAATATCTTCGCGGAATTGCCAAGAACCATCTGTTGGTAGTTGTTTTCTTCAAAAACTCGGAACTCCAGACGCTCATTAACAAAAACCCTGAAAGTATGCAGGAAATCTATGATGAAATTGTTGCTGAAAAATTTGAATTTGAAAAGAAACTGATTATTCAGGAACTCCGCAAATACGGAATTTATACAGTATATACACTTCCCGAGAATTTGAATATCGACGTTATCAATAAATATTTGGAGATAAAAGCCAGAGGAATTTTATAA